The DNA sequence TTGATGGGATCTGTTTGCATTCTAGCTGTTCATGTTTCATTAAACATTCTTGTTTGCTCTTCTTAGGGTAGCATTCAGTGGTCATAGtacttattattattgttattatttatttatttatttatttttggttctTTTGCCTTTTATATTTTGTCTGACAATATAACCACAACAGGTGCTGCGTGTCCTGTTCGATTTTTCATTGTTGTCCGGGATGATTCTAAAGATGGTaagcttttgattttttttttgttcaaggttTGGGAATATCTTCAGGCTCTGTGCTTTGAAGAACGTGATTGATTTTGTCATTGTTTACTGAAATGAGGTGAAATACTCTGTGCTCAATTTGGTTTTTAAGCTCCACAAGCCAGGTGTTTTTGGTTTCTAGGTATAGGTGACTTGGAATAAAGAGTTAATTGTAGTTTTGAAATATAACTTGCTCCAGTTAAATCATGTTGATCTATGGTCCATGCCCGATCCATAGCAGACAGTTTATATACTGCAAACATTTGTTGATGGGATTGTAGATCTCATTGCATCTGCAGTACTTATAATAGTCATGTGGAATATTTTCACCTAATCATTCTGGTTTAACGTTTTCAAAAACCTACAAACTACCACTAACGTCAGCCTGATTGCCTTTGGATGTTGAATGCATAGGTGACAATTGTGAGTCCAATTGTAAATGATGTGCACCGTGTGAATGGAGTTGTAGATTAAAATTGTCATTAAATACTTGAGATCTTAGGGCGAGTTGCGGTTTTTTACTCTACCGTCTTGCACCTTTATTTCCAATCAAATGAAACTACCCCCTATCCTTTTTGCATTTTGTTGCTATCCTTGGTATTGCTAGAGAATCCATCTGTAGTTTCTGTTGCGTGCTGAGGAGTCCATTTGTTTTCAAATAAATCACTAAGTCTCATTTCTTTAGTAAGCCATTGGGACTTGTGAAGCACATGTCAAAGGACttgctgttgttgttgtgaTTATTTGATTTTAACAATGTACGTGCAAAACAGGTACCTTGGCAAAAGAATCAAAGATCAACACAGGTATGCATTTATATATGCTTTTGAGTTTACGTTGTTGTTGTGATTATTTGATTTTAACAATGTACGTGCAAAACAGGTACCTTGGCAAAAGAATCAAAGATCAACACAGGTATGCATTTATATATGCTTTTGAGTTtacgttgttgttgttgttgttgttgtgattaTTTGATTTTAACAATGTAAGTGAAAAACAGGTACCTTGCCCAAAGAATCAAAGATCAACGGAGGTATGCATTTATATATGCTTTTGAGTTTGCGAGTAAAGTTGTGTTCGATTAGTTTGGGCACCAagttttgaaaggaaaaaatttTATATCTTGTATTATGTAGTTAGAGGAAATTTTGGATCAATAGGCTTTACTTGCGGCTCCTCATGTTTCGTCAAccattcatttttcacttctTATATATCTATTCAGTGTTTGTATTTTACTGGTTTCTTGACTTTGATATTGTCACTTAGTctgttttctttctccttttatttttgtctGACAGTACatccattttcttttttggtttctgcATCACACTTATtcatgttctttttctttttatttgttgtatGAAACAGTTGATGAGTCTTCTTTATGTTCCAGCGATCTGGAGGTGGACTTTCCTAATGGTAAGCTTTAGATTTTGTTTTGAGGTTTGTGAGGAATATTATATGGGAATTTGTTGAggaaattaaatttatttttaattttaatttttttaaacaatGCTGTGCCATGAAGTtggtttttgaaaatatttttcaGTTTCTTAACTAGCCTAGTCCTCTTGGTTTTCACATTGTGTATGCCATGAATAACTATCTGTTTTTGGGATCATAGATCTCATTGCATCTGCAGTCATTTTTGTCAATCTGAGATTCATTATTGTTTTTCTTCTGACATAACATTGATACAGCTGCTACTATCTAATAGTCCTGATATTTTTGTCGTCATATATGTTTGGTATTTAACAATATATATGATGTCATGCGATCTTCGGGTGCTTCTCAGTTCTTACTTTGGTTTCAATTAGCTGGAATTTGCTTGTGGTGTGTGTTTTACGAGGAAAAGAAGTGTTCTTCTACACATTACTACCCCATATTTTTGTGGGTATATCCACATAACTACCCTGCCTAACACTTATGAAAACCTACAAACTAGTCCTGCTGTTAGCTTGATTGACTTGGGTGTGAACGGAGTTAAAGTACATTAAAAATGTCTCTAGACACTTCAAATATTAGGGAAAATTGCAGTTCAGTACCTGTCAGTTTACCACTTTTATATCCAATCTGATCCCCCCTTCCCCCTCTGCTTTGCAATGCAGTCCTGGtatcgttagagaatccatctagTCTCCAATGGATGCTGATGTGGCTAATATGCAGCTCCTCTTTTACTGGCTTCTTAATATTGAAATGCATTAAATATTAAAAGAATTAGTTAAATGTTCAAACAAGAAATATAAATGGGAAGAAAAGTAATATAAGCATTTAGGTAACTCCTTCCCCGCCCACTCTGGCTTGGGGGATCTCTCACCCTTCGCCTCCTCTTACCTTCTTTTCATCCAAACTTGGCATTTGCAGCTTCTTCATTTGAGGTTGTTGCTCCCTTTGTTGTGCTTtcaacttttgtttttggttttgtgagGAATATTATCCGGAATTTTTTGGCTTGTGCTATGAAGAAATTAAGTGTCGTTAATTTTTTAAGATAGCCAAACATTTTGGATCCATTTGGGTTTTCTGGATAATTGTCCTTCCAAAACATACTGGTTTGTGGCTCTGTGCATGGAGTCACGTTGATAACTTACATAGAACAATATGACTAATTGTTATTTTTGATCTCTGCTTGAGCCGTAGCTGATAGTCTGATACACTTGTAAGTAATACTATTTTTTTATGGGAGCATAGATCATTTTGTATTGCAGCTCCTCATATTTCATTATAGATTCATTTTTTGCTATTGTTATGGTATTGAATATCATGTGGTCATAgtttgatttttgggttttgacaTCGTCACTtattcgtgttttttttttttggtccgaCAATATAACCAGAAACAGATTATCCGGATCTGTCTGAAATCTTTACCGATGGTTATCCCTCTGATGGTAAGCTTTTGATATTTGTTTAAAATATTAATTTGTGGTCACAGTGTTTTGATGTAAATAAATGCTGGTCTTGTTGGtatggttgttttttttttttcctgtttttatttatttattttttttttctgttttgatttgacaaaatattttgtttttaaagtaAACTTCACCGGGCAAGCCATTTTGATTTTTACATTATGTATAACTGACCTAGAATAATATTTTCAAAGATTACTTCTCCAGCCAAATAATTTTGGTCTATCTGGTCTTTGCATCATGCACAGCTGACAGGTAGTGTATAGTAACTTTCTGTTGATGGGATCATATATCTCATTGACTCATTGCCTCTGCAGTCTGATGTTTATAATACTCATAATCAGCATTCTTGCTTTTCTTATGACACAACATTGATTTCTGTCTTGTGTTTTGACATCATTTAtacacgtgtgtgtgtgtatatatgtatctatattttgtatgtatatgttatatatatgtacacacacacttGGTATCTAACATTCTAACAATATATGTTAAACAGGTAGTAGCGAAGAGGTCACTTCAAACAGCTCCCCTAAGTGGATCCCACTTGACAGTAGATTTGGTAATgcttctggtttttttttccctggaATTTGTTCGGGTGTGTGTGCTATGTAGAAGTGTTTTCTATTGGGTAAACTGCACAAAATCAAAAACCTACAATGTACACCTAC is a window from the Rosa chinensis cultivar Old Blush chromosome 2, RchiOBHm-V2, whole genome shotgun sequence genome containing:
- the LOC112185952 gene encoding uncharacterized protein LOC112185952 isoform X4; this translates as MLNFAAMFGRRRHRAPKSPAAVGKKKDNCGGSKVRPEPGSKARGSKHSHAEPSHGSGAGGPNNTSARRSWKTGIKSEERKIATSPPHDGAACPVRFFIVVRDDSKDGTLAKESKINTGTLAKESKINTGTLPKESKINGVDESSLCSSDLEVDFPNETDYPDLSEIFTDGYPSDGSSEEVTSNSSPKWIPLDSRFDLRNARPCPPHGII
- the LOC112185952 gene encoding uncharacterized protein LOC112185952 isoform X11, which translates into the protein MLSLRMVVVLEDQITLLLVGHGKQASSRKKERLPLPLPTMVLRVLFDFSLLSGMILKMVPWQKNQRSTQVPWQKNQRSTQVPCPKNQRSTELMSLLYVPAIWRWTFLMIIRICLKSLPMVIPLMVVAKRSLQTAPLSGSHLTVDLICAMLVLAPPTASSRSSWNLLGFPSDVGF